In Candidatus Paceibacterota bacterium, a genomic segment contains:
- the rplR gene encoding 50S ribosomal protein L18 — translation MTSKTQIKSERRARRHNRIRARVSGTTEKPRLSVFRSNKYIYAQVINDDTKTTLASASSVGMKGTEMENAKNVGKMIAEAAKAKQVTAIVFDRGGFNYSGKIKVLADAAREGGLMF, via the coding sequence ATGACAAGCAAAACACAGATCAAATCAGAGCGACGAGCACGAAGGCATAACAGAATCCGTGCCCGTGTTTCAGGTACTACAGAAAAGCCACGTCTTTCAGTATTTCGTTCAAACAAATATATTTACGCACAGGTCATCAATGATGATACAAAGACAACACTTGCGTCAGCTTCTTCAGTTGGTATGAAAGGAACTGAAATGGAAAACGCAAAGAATGTTGGAAAAATGATTGCTGAAGCAGCAAAGGCAAAGCAAGTTACTGCTATTGTGTTTGATCGCGGAGGATTTAATTACTCAGGAAAGATTAAGGTGCTTGCTGACGCCGCACGCGAAGGAGGGCTAATGTTTTAA
- the rplE gene encoding 50S ribosomal protein L5 — translation MKPIKENIQSAFEALKADFNYTNKMQAPRIEKVVISSGVGSIKDKKKIELIADRLGKITGQKPVNRGAKQSIATFKSRQGDLVGYQVTLRGQRMYDFLDRMINIAFPRTRDFRGISADGVDSMGNYSLGIKEHVIFPETADEEIKDVFGLGVTVVTNIKNKEETKAFLAHLGFPFKK, via the coding sequence ATGAAACCTATTAAAGAGAACATTCAGTCAGCATTCGAAGCCCTCAAGGCAGATTTCAACTACACAAATAAGATGCAGGCACCTCGCATCGAGAAGGTGGTTATTTCTTCTGGAGTTGGATCAATCAAAGACAAGAAAAAAATTGAACTTATTGCTGACCGTCTTGGAAAAATTACTGGACAGAAGCCAGTTAATCGCGGTGCTAAACAATCTATTGCGACATTTAAGAGCCGTCAGGGAGACCTTGTAGGGTACCAGGTTACACTTAGAGGACAGCGTATGTATGATTTCCTTGATCGGATGATCAACATTGCGTTCCCTCGAACACGTGACTTTCGCGGAATTTCTGCAGATGGGGTCGACAGCATGGGAAATTACTCACTCGGTATCAAGGAACATGTTATTTTCCCTGAAACTGCAGATGAGGAAATCAAAGACGTGTTTGGTCTTGGAGTAACGGTCGTAACAAACATCAAAAATAAGGAAGAAACGAAGGCGTTCCTAGCGCACCTCGGATTCCCGTTTAAAAAATAA
- the rplO gene encoding 50S ribosomal protein L15, translating to MQIHNVVRTTPNRKKMLIGRGGKRGKTAGRGTKGQKARSGRKIRPEMRDMIKKLPKLRGYAFGSIQQKPFAVNVRSLEDKFNAGDSVSLLTLADKGIIPAPKGNKITVKILGTGELTKKLTITGCEVSASAKAKIEKAGGVVEVQ from the coding sequence ATGCAAATACATAACGTAGTCAGGACCACACCAAACCGAAAGAAGATGCTTATTGGACGCGGAGGAAAGCGCGGAAAGACAGCAGGACGCGGTACAAAAGGACAGAAAGCTCGCTCAGGACGAAAGATTCGCCCAGAAATGCGAGACATGATCAAGAAGCTTCCTAAGCTTCGAGGTTATGCATTCGGAAGCATCCAACAGAAGCCATTTGCAGTTAACGTACGTTCTCTTGAAGACAAGTTCAACGCAGGTGACTCAGTATCATTACTTACACTCGCTGACAAAGGAATCATTCCTGCTCCAAAGGGAAACAAGATAACAGTTAAGATTCTCGGAACAGGAGAACTTACAAAGAAGCTTACAATCACTGGTTGTGAAGTTTCAGCAAGTGCAAAAGCAAAGATTGAAAAGGCAGGTGGAGTAGTTGAGGTACAATAA
- the secY gene encoding preprotein translocase subunit SecY, producing MESIFRKIKLLFQDSSLLGKISFTVFILVVFRALAAIPIPGVDQGQLEALFQGSSAFGQFLGFINVFSGGGLSQLSIVMLGVGPYITASIVLQLLTVMSPKLKAMYQGEDGEGSRRRFIQYGRILTVPLALIQGYSFIALLERQGVIVGLDTADKLINVLVITAGTVLLMWLGELISEFGIGNGVSLLIFAGIVSALPTQLTQAFLSFDRSMAPMYIAFAAVAVLIILAVVYITEAERPIPVTYAKQVRGNKVFGGVSTYLPIRLTQTGVMPIIFALSFLLFPQVIANMLTLTSNATLTAYAMRLTEYLANPVIYGTAYFILVFVFTYIYTAIIFDPKQISENLQKGGAFLPGVRPGQPTAEHLGVVITRLTLVGALFLGIIAVMPIAMQGIFKISSLALGGTALLIVVSVIMDVVKKVNAQLTAREY from the coding sequence ATGGAATCAATTTTCAGAAAGATCAAACTACTGTTTCAGGACAGTAGCTTACTCGGCAAAATTTCGTTTACAGTATTTATACTTGTCGTATTTCGTGCGCTCGCAGCTATCCCTATCCCAGGTGTAGATCAAGGACAACTTGAAGCCCTATTTCAGGGTTCTTCAGCCTTTGGTCAATTCCTCGGTTTCATTAACGTGTTTTCAGGAGGTGGACTTTCACAGCTTTCGATTGTGATGCTCGGTGTAGGACCATACATCACTGCCTCAATCGTTCTTCAACTCCTTACTGTTATGTCGCCAAAACTTAAGGCGATGTATCAAGGTGAAGATGGAGAAGGGAGCCGACGAAGGTTTATTCAATACGGACGAATACTTACTGTCCCATTGGCACTTATCCAGGGGTATAGCTTCATTGCGCTTCTTGAGCGTCAGGGTGTAATCGTTGGACTCGATACTGCAGACAAGCTCATTAACGTGCTTGTAATCACTGCAGGAACAGTCCTTCTTATGTGGCTTGGAGAGCTAATCTCAGAGTTCGGTATTGGAAACGGAGTATCACTCCTTATCTTTGCTGGAATCGTATCGGCACTTCCAACACAGCTTACACAAGCATTCCTTTCATTCGACCGATCAATGGCTCCAATGTACATCGCCTTTGCAGCGGTTGCAGTACTCATTATCTTGGCCGTTGTATATATCACTGAAGCAGAACGACCAATTCCAGTGACGTATGCAAAGCAGGTGCGAGGAAACAAGGTATTTGGTGGTGTATCAACATACCTTCCAATCCGCCTTACACAAACAGGTGTGATGCCAATCATCTTCGCGCTCTCGTTCTTGCTCTTCCCACAGGTGATCGCAAACATGCTTACACTTACATCAAACGCAACACTTACAGCGTATGCAATGCGACTCACTGAATACTTGGCAAACCCTGTCATTTACGGAACTGCGTACTTCATATTGGTGTTCGTCTTTACATACATTTACACAGCTATCATCTTTGATCCTAAGCAGATCTCAGAAAATCTCCAGAAAGGTGGAGCATTCCTTCCAGGTGTACGACCAGGACAGCCAACAGCTGAACACCTCGGTGTCGTCATCACACGACTTACACTCGTCGGTGCGCTCTTCCTTGGAATCATCGCTGTTATGCCGATCGCAATGCAGGGAATCTTTAAGATCTCATCCCTTGCACTTGGTGGTACTGCACTCTTGATCGTCGTCTCTGTAATCATGGATGTCGT
- the rplX gene encoding 50S ribosomal protein L24: MKTGKMRIKKGDTVAVLSGKDKGKKGKVLQAFPAAMQVLVEGINLKKTFVRAKRVGKRGGNDKGKMVEKSFPMAASAVSLIDPKDGKPTRIRIEKKDGKISRVGVRSGEAI; encoded by the coding sequence ATGAAAACAGGAAAAATGAGAATTAAGAAGGGAGATACAGTAGCTGTACTTTCTGGAAAAGATAAGGGAAAGAAGGGAAAGGTCCTACAGGCATTTCCTGCAGCTATGCAAGTTCTTGTTGAAGGCATTAACCTTAAGAAGACATTTGTAAGAGCAAAGCGTGTTGGAAAGCGAGGAGGAAATGATAAGGGAAAGATGGTTGAAAAATCATTTCCAATGGCAGCATCAGCTGTTTCACTTATTGACCCTAAGGATGGTAAGCCTACTCGTATCCGTATTGAAAAGAAAGACGGAAAAATATCTCGTGTTGGTGTAAGAAGCGGTGAAGCAATATAA
- the rpsS gene encoding 30S ribosomal protein S19: MARSLKKGPYVDERVTKKIIGKRPEQAGVIKTWSRACQISPEMVGFKFGVHNGKDHIEVLVSEEMIGHRLGEFSPTRKFNRHGGKMQKEIEQKAKEAEISAAQSAKAATDAKK, translated from the coding sequence ATGGCACGATCACTAAAAAAAGGACCTTACGTAGACGAACGCGTAACGAAAAAAATCATCGGCAAACGACCTGAACAGGCCGGGGTTATTAAGACGTGGTCACGCGCATGTCAGATTTCACCAGAAATGGTGGGATTCAAGTTTGGTGTCCACAATGGAAAGGATCACATTGAAGTGTTGGTTTCTGAAGAAATGATCGGTCACCGCCTAGGTGAGTTCTCACCAACTCGTAAGTTCAACCGTCACGGAGGAAAGATGCAGAAGGAAATCGAACAGAAGGCTAAGGAGGCTGAAATCTCTGCTGCACAATCTGCTAAGGCCGCAACTGACGCTAAGAAATAA
- the rplP gene encoding 50S ribosomal protein L16, translated as MQLFPKKVRFRKWHTMRTHPEKVGVEVRGSRLAFGSFGLKATSAFRIRSNQVEASRKILARAVTKSGKVWIRIFPDMPFTQKPAEVKMGKGKGDPQGYQVQVRPGRILFEIDGITEAEAREALRKAGTKLPVKTRIVER; from the coding sequence ATGCAGCTTTTTCCTAAGAAAGTACGATTCCGCAAATGGCACACAATGCGCACACACCCTGAAAAGGTGGGCGTTGAAGTTCGTGGCTCACGACTAGCTTTTGGTTCATTTGGACTTAAGGCAACATCAGCATTTCGAATTCGTTCAAACCAAGTTGAGGCATCACGTAAGATCCTTGCTCGTGCGGTTACAAAGTCAGGTAAGGTCTGGATCAGAATTTTCCCAGACATGCCTTTCACTCAAAAGCCAGCCGAAGTGAAGATGGGAAAGGGTAAGGGAGATCCACAGGGATACCAAGTCCAGGTTCGTCCAGGTCGTATCCTCTTTGAGATTGACGGTATCACTGAAGCAGAAGCCCGAGAAGCACTTCGTAAGGCCGGAACAAAGCTTCCAGTGAAGACTCGAATCGTCGAACGTTAA
- the rplD gene encoding 50S ribosomal protein L4: MEATIYNQLAKESGKITLPKEVFGLDWNADLVHQVVASMNTASRRPYGHTKTRAEVRGGGKKPWQQKGTGRARHGSSRSPIWVKGGVAHGPRNDKNFDRKINKKMKIKALNTILSAKLKDGEIVFVDAINLSEAKTKHAAEIIKTLGGNQAFNKLATKRTNAAIIAMGTKDVAAERAFRNIGKVVVTESRNLSPVDLLNYKYVIFVNPEQCVKMLSDKLTK; encoded by the coding sequence ATGGAAGCAACAATTTATAACCAACTAGCAAAAGAATCAGGAAAGATCACACTTCCTAAAGAAGTGTTCGGTCTTGATTGGAATGCTGACCTTGTTCACCAAGTAGTAGCATCAATGAACACAGCGTCACGAAGGCCATACGGTCACACAAAGACTCGTGCTGAAGTTCGTGGAGGAGGAAAGAAGCCATGGCAGCAAAAAGGAACTGGACGCGCTCGTCACGGTTCTTCACGATCACCTATTTGGGTAAAAGGAGGAGTTGCACATGGTCCACGAAACGATAAGAACTTTGATCGAAAGATAAACAAAAAGATGAAGATCAAGGCATTGAATACTATTCTTTCTGCAAAACTTAAAGATGGTGAAATTGTGTTTGTTGATGCAATCAATCTTTCAGAAGCAAAGACAAAGCACGCTGCAGAAATCATTAAGACTCTTGGTGGTAACCAAGCTTTCAACAAGCTTGCAACAAAGCGCACAAACGCTGCAATTATTGCAATGGGAACAAAGGATGTGGCTGCAGAACGAGCATTCAGAAACATTGGAAAAGTTGTTGTGACAGAATCACGAAACCTCAGTCCAGTTGATCTACTTAATTACAAGTATGTGATCTTTGTTAACCCTGAGCAGTGTGTAAAGATGCTTTCTGATAAGCTCACAAAATAA
- a CDS encoding type Z 30S ribosomal protein S14, protein MAKTSTVARSVKKPKFSTRVVRRCFRCGRKRGYIRQFDICRICFRELANDGMIPGVKKSSW, encoded by the coding sequence ATGGCAAAGACATCAACAGTAGCGCGATCAGTAAAGAAACCTAAGTTCTCAACACGGGTTGTTAGACGCTGCTTCAGATGTGGCCGAAAGCGCGGATATATCAGACAGTTCGACATTTGCCGCATTTGCTTCAGAGAACTTGCAAATGATGGAATGATCCCGGGCGTTAAGAAGTCATCTTGGTAA
- the rplF gene encoding 50S ribosomal protein L6, translating to MSRVAKKGIVLPPKVEVAITNGVLHVKGPKGELSKPVPAEFSIVTEDNTLFPKMTTVENVALLGTYTSFVNSMVIGVTTGFTKKLQLEGVGYRSEVKGKEMVFALGFSHPVKLQIPEGLTVTSEKNVVTITGIDKDVVGSFAAEIRSQKKPEPYKGKGFRYSGEVIRMKQGKKSV from the coding sequence ATGTCACGAGTAGCAAAAAAAGGAATAGTATTACCACCTAAGGTAGAAGTAGCCATCACTAATGGTGTCCTTCACGTTAAGGGACCAAAAGGGGAACTTTCAAAGCCAGTTCCTGCAGAATTTTCAATTGTCACTGAAGACAATACATTGTTCCCAAAGATGACTACAGTTGAAAACGTTGCCCTCCTTGGAACATACACTTCATTTGTTAACAGCATGGTAATCGGAGTTACTACAGGATTCACAAAGAAGCTCCAGCTTGAAGGTGTTGGGTACCGTTCAGAAGTGAAGGGTAAAGAAATGGTATTTGCACTTGGTTTCTCACACCCAGTAAAACTCCAGATTCCAGAAGGACTTACGGTCACTTCAGAAAAGAACGTTGTCACTATCACTGGTATTGATAAGGACGTGGTTGGAAGCTTTGCAGCTGAGATCCGATCACAGAAGAAGCCTGAGCCGTATAAGGGTAAGGGATTCCGATACAGCGGTGAAGTTATTCGTATGAAGCAGGGTAAGAAGTCTGTATAG
- the rplV gene encoding 50S ribosomal protein L22, producing MASVSATLSNYRQAPRKVRLAVDLIRGKSAVRALDILAFTTKRASNPIKKLLESAIANAKNQNIAVETLTVKEVRVDAGVVLKRMMPRARGRGAQILKRTSRVIIVLSDEAPKSSAK from the coding sequence ATGGCCTCCGTATCAGCAACACTCAGTAACTACCGACAAGCTCCACGTAAAGTACGTTTGGCTGTTGATCTCATCCGAGGCAAGTCTGCAGTTCGTGCACTTGATATTTTAGCTTTCACAACAAAGCGCGCATCAAACCCAATCAAGAAACTTCTTGAATCGGCTATTGCTAACGCAAAGAACCAAAATATTGCTGTTGAAACACTTACAGTAAAGGAGGTACGTGTTGATGCTGGAGTAGTACTTAAGCGTATGATGCCTCGAGCACGTGGTCGCGGAGCACAAATCCTTAAGCGAACAAGCCGAGTTATTATCGTGCTTTCTGATGAAGCGCCTAAGTCATCTGCAAAATAA
- a CDS encoding 30S ribosomal protein S5, whose translation MEQTTSQPQQPKSQPSTGARPFSPRPGNSMRRPGGGFGGQGRGPSTNPGDRAKQAEGRNERRGGKPGDRRERSEFDQKIISMRRVTRVVAGGRRFSFSVSLVAGDKKGRVGVGIGKAGDTALAIDKALRNAKKNMVRIPLTKTGSISHEVEAKFSSGLVRITPAAGRGMVAGSSVRSVLELAGVKDIVAKLNSGSKNHLNQAKATVKALGMIRSKR comes from the coding sequence ATGGAACAGACAACATCACAACCACAACAACCAAAAAGTCAGCCTTCTACAGGTGCTCGACCTTTTTCTCCTCGACCAGGAAACTCAATGAGACGCCCAGGTGGTGGTTTTGGTGGACAGGGCCGTGGTCCTTCAACTAACCCAGGTGACCGCGCAAAGCAGGCAGAAGGACGAAATGAACGCCGTGGTGGTAAGCCAGGAGACCGACGTGAACGATCAGAGTTTGATCAGAAGATCATCTCAATGCGTCGTGTGACTCGTGTGGTTGCTGGAGGTCGCCGATTCAGTTTCTCAGTATCACTCGTAGCAGGAGACAAGAAGGGACGAGTGGGTGTTGGAATTGGAAAGGCAGGAGACACTGCACTTGCAATCGATAAGGCACTACGAAATGCAAAAAAGAACATGGTTCGTATCCCTCTTACAAAAACTGGTTCTATCTCTCACGAAGTAGAAGCGAAGTTCTCAAGCGGTCTTGTCCGCATTACTCCAGCTGCAGGTCGTGGAATGGTTGCTGGTAGCTCAGTTAGAAGCGTCCTTGAACTTGCAGGTGTCAAAGACATCGTTGCCAAGCTTAACTCAGGAAGCAAGAACCACTTAAACCAAGCCAAGGCAACTGTGAAGGCTCTCGGTATGATCAGGTCAAAACGCTAA
- the rpsQ gene encoding 30S ribosomal protein S17: protein MEKTATTKKKQLTGKIVSTKMKDTVVVLVERYVKHPKYQKFLVRRKRFLAHDEGNTTKEGETVTIEESRPISKNKHFIVLK, encoded by the coding sequence ATGGAAAAAACAGCAACAACCAAAAAGAAGCAGCTTACAGGCAAAATTGTGTCAACAAAAATGAAAGACACAGTGGTTGTTCTCGTTGAGCGATATGTTAAGCACCCTAAGTACCAGAAGTTCTTAGTTCGCCGAAAGCGTTTCCTTGCCCATGATGAGGGTAATACAACTAAGGAGGGGGAGACAGTTACAATCGAAGAGTCACGTCCAATCTCAAAGAATAAGCACTTTATTGTGTTGAAATAA
- the rplC gene encoding 50S ribosomal protein L3, whose product MKYILAVKQNMSQVFTDDAVIPVTVLSTGDAVVTQVKTKDVDGYEAVQVGFGTRNPKNLSKAVKGHLGDKGSFMHIKEFRGVSGLNAGDKITPDTFKAGDIVTVTATSKGKGFQGVVKRHGFKGGPRSHGQKHSEREPGSISGGLRTGTRKGKRMAGRMGSDTVTVANLKVVEVDTASNTIVLSGAVPGRRGTLVTLKSASK is encoded by the coding sequence ATGAAATATATACTCGCAGTTAAACAAAATATGTCCCAGGTATTTACCGATGATGCAGTTATTCCTGTTACTGTCCTTTCAACAGGGGATGCTGTTGTTACACAAGTTAAAACTAAGGATGTTGACGGCTATGAAGCTGTACAGGTTGGTTTCGGTACACGAAATCCGAAGAACCTCTCAAAGGCAGTAAAGGGCCACCTCGGAGACAAGGGTAGTTTCATGCATATTAAGGAGTTTAGAGGGGTAAGTGGACTAAACGCAGGAGATAAGATTACTCCTGACACATTTAAGGCAGGTGACATTGTCACTGTTACAGCAACTTCAAAAGGAAAAGGTTTCCAGGGTGTAGTTAAGCGCCATGGTTTCAAAGGAGGCCCACGATCACACGGACAGAAGCACTCAGAACGTGAACCAGGATCTATCTCAGGAGGTCTCCGAACTGGTACTCGAAAAGGAAAGAGAATGGCCGGACGAATGGGATCTGATACTGTCACTGTAGCTAACCTAAAGGTTGTTGAAGTTGACACTGCATCAAACACAATTGTTCTTTCAGGTGCTGTGCCAGGCCGACGCGGTACGCTCGTTACCCTTAAGTCAGCATCAAAATAA
- the rplB gene encoding 50S ribosomal protein L2, with protein MFMKYYAPRTKSRRHMSTISFRGVITTNDPEKSLTKGRKRAVGRNHHGRITTRHKGGGHKRLFREIDFTFDKKDIPAKITSVEYDPNRTAFISLAQYADGEKRYVILPKSLKVGDSFIVSENADIKPGNRLPLSKITVGTFVYNVEVKPLGGGKIARSAGNYAEVIGHDGAMAFLRMPSTEVRKVLGTAWASVGEVSNEENRLINIGKAGRSRWLGIRPTVRGTAMNPVDHPYGGGEGRQGRGTRRAKSIYGKPTGKGQKSRTPKKYSNYLIVSRRKVGKSRKEGGQ; from the coding sequence ATTTTTATGAAATACTACGCACCTCGAACAAAATCACGAAGACACATGAGCACGATCTCTTTCCGAGGCGTGATCACAACCAATGACCCTGAGAAGTCACTTACAAAGGGTAGAAAGCGTGCGGTTGGACGCAACCACCATGGCCGCATCACAACTCGTCACAAGGGAGGTGGTCACAAGCGCTTGTTTAGAGAGATTGATTTCACTTTTGATAAGAAGGATATTCCTGCAAAGATCACAAGTGTTGAATATGATCCTAACCGAACAGCATTCATTTCTCTTGCTCAATACGCAGACGGTGAAAAGCGATATGTAATTCTCCCAAAGTCACTCAAAGTTGGAGATTCATTCATTGTTTCTGAAAATGCTGACATAAAGCCAGGAAATCGTCTCCCACTCAGCAAAATCACCGTTGGAACATTCGTGTACAACGTAGAGGTTAAACCCCTTGGTGGAGGCAAAATTGCCCGTTCAGCAGGTAACTACGCTGAAGTTATCGGTCATGATGGTGCTATGGCATTCCTACGCATGCCTTCAACAGAAGTTCGAAAAGTTCTAGGAACTGCATGGGCATCAGTAGGTGAAGTTTCAAACGAAGAAAATCGTCTTATTAATATCGGAAAAGCTGGACGCAGCCGTTGGCTCGGTATCCGTCCAACAGTTCGTGGTACTGCCATGAACCCAGTCGATCATCCATACGGAGGAGGAGAAGGCCGACAAGGACGAGGAACACGTCGTGCAAAGAGCATCTACGGAAAGCCAACAGGAAAAGGACAGAAGTCACGAACACCAAAGAAATACTCAAACTACCTCATTGTTTCACGAAGAAAGGTTGGAAAGAGCAGAAAAGAAGGAGGTCAATAA
- the rplN gene encoding 50S ribosomal protein L14, giving the protein MIQPRSIVRISDNSGGKIGRIFKVLGSSKKRYAVIGDLVVLSVQKAEPRKAVKKKDVLTAVVVRQRQPMRRKDGSYIRFDENAVVIVDKVKGEPVAGRVFGPIPREIVDRGFQKIGSLAPEIV; this is encoded by the coding sequence ATGATACAGCCACGTTCAATAGTACGAATAAGTGATAACTCAGGCGGAAAAATCGGCCGTATCTTCAAGGTGCTCGGATCAAGCAAAAAGCGTTACGCAGTCATTGGTGATCTTGTTGTGCTTTCAGTACAGAAGGCAGAACCTCGAAAGGCAGTAAAGAAGAAGGATGTTCTTACAGCAGTCGTTGTGCGTCAGCGTCAGCCTATGCGAAGAAAGGATGGTTCATATATTCGTTTCGATGAAAACGCAGTAGTTATTGTCGACAAGGTAAAGGGTGAACCAGTTGCAGGACGCGTATTCGGTCCAATTCCACGTGAAATCGTCGATCGTGGTTTCCAAAAGATTGGTTCTCTAGCACCTGAAATTGTATAA
- the rpsH gene encoding 30S ribosomal protein S8 has translation MVTDPIADLINILKTGSVARKESVIVPHSNLKESILEVLQKEGFVKSFSKKGKKVQKTIEVELMYDAGKPRISGAARVSKPSKRSYLGVKEITPVRQGFGRLIVSTPKGILSDLAARKEKVGGEPLFKIW, from the coding sequence ATGGTCACCGATCCTATTGCAGATCTCATAAATATTCTAAAAACTGGAAGCGTTGCCCGAAAGGAAAGCGTGATTGTTCCGCACTCTAATCTTAAAGAGTCCATCCTTGAAGTACTCCAAAAGGAAGGATTTGTTAAGTCATTTTCAAAAAAAGGAAAGAAGGTTCAAAAGACAATCGAAGTTGAGCTTATGTATGATGCTGGAAAGCCAAGAATCTCAGGAGCAGCCCGAGTCTCAAAGCCTTCAAAGCGCTCATATCTAGGAGTAAAGGAAATCACTCCAGTTCGACAAGGATTCGGACGACTTATCGTAAGCACACCTAAAGGAATTCTTTCTGATTTAGCAGCACGAAAAGAAAAGGTCGGTGGTGAGCCTCTCTTTAAGATCTGGTAA
- a CDS encoding 50S ribosomal protein L23, which yields MALFSRKPKTTKAPVVKAEKAGVTTYATKYSLGTIIVSPRITEKATFVAGKHNAYLFNVNQGATKPLITKAVREIYGVTPVRVTTARTPAKRVVVRGKAGKKQAVKKAYVYLKEGDKIEFA from the coding sequence ATGGCCCTATTTTCACGAAAACCTAAGACAACTAAAGCTCCTGTTGTAAAAGCCGAGAAGGCTGGAGTAACAACATACGCAACTAAGTACTCACTTGGAACTATTATTGTTTCTCCTCGTATCACTGAAAAGGCAACATTTGTTGCAGGTAAGCACAATGCGTATCTATTCAATGTAAATCAAGGTGCTACAAAGCCATTGATTACAAAGGCAGTCCGCGAAATTTACGGAGTCACTCCAGTTCGAGTAACTACAGCTCGAACACCTGCAAAGCGTGTTGTTGTGCGCGGAAAGGCTGGAAAAAAGCAGGCTGTTAAAAAAGCATATGTATACCTAAAGGAAGGAGATAAGATCGAATTCGCATAA
- the rpmC gene encoding 50S ribosomal protein L29, with translation MKPAEIKKMKVEGIASAITEKRLALRAARFGASGSRAKNVKEIYGMRKEIARLMTELRSRRK, from the coding sequence ATGAAGCCAGCAGAAATTAAAAAAATGAAAGTCGAAGGCATCGCATCAGCTATTACTGAGAAGCGACTCGCTCTTCGTGCCGCACGATTCGGGGCATCAGGCTCACGCGCAAAGAACGTTAAGGAGATATATGGAATGCGAAAAGAAATCGCACGACTCATGACAGAGTTGCGATCTCGCAGGAAATAA
- the rpsC gene encoding 30S ribosomal protein S3 — MSHKVHPYAHRLGIIRDWKSRWFSTKDSFKTFLKADVAIRDFLEKKLRGFYVASIEIERGEKALRVIIRTSRPGMIIGRNGEGIQKLRGEVEKIVRKHAPVGSKETTQELKLDIEEIRSPESSASIVGQMIAEGLEKRLPYRRVLKQMIEKVMANRDVQGVRLGLYGRLGGADIAREEELKRGRIPLQTLRADVDFAREKAHMTYGDIGIKVWIYRGEIFKK, encoded by the coding sequence ATGTCACACAAAGTACATCCATATGCACACCGCCTAGGTATCATCCGTGATTGGAAGAGCCGTTGGTTCAGCACAAAAGACAGTTTTAAGACATTCCTTAAGGCTGATGTTGCTATCCGAGATTTCCTTGAAAAGAAACTTCGTGGTTTCTATGTTGCAAGTATTGAAATTGAACGAGGTGAAAAGGCTCTCCGAGTCATCATCCGTACATCACGTCCTGGAATGATCATTGGACGAAATGGTGAAGGAATCCAGAAACTTCGTGGCGAAGTTGAAAAGATCGTTCGAAAGCACGCTCCAGTAGGAAGCAAAGAAACTACACAAGAACTCAAGCTTGATATCGAAGAAATTCGCTCACCCGAATCATCCGCTTCAATCGTTGGACAGATGATCGCTGAGGGACTTGAAAAACGTCTTCCATACCGACGTGTTCTTAAGCAGATGATTGAGAAGGTTATGGCAAACAGGGATGTACAGGGAGTACGTCTCGGACTCTACGGCCGACTTGGTGGTGCTGACATTGCACGCGAAGAAGAGCTTAAGCGTGGACGAATTCCACTTCAGACACTTCGTGCTGATGTTGATTTTGCCCGTGAAAAGGCACACATGACATACGGAGATATTGGTATCAAGGTATGGATTTATCGAGGAGAAATATTTAAGAAATAA